The segment ATCGAATGGACGAGAAGCATTGGATCATCTTCTGATACATGCAATAACTTGGCAATATCTGGCGGACTTATAACTGCTTCAACTTCTTGATGCGCGTAGCCAATCTCAATGTTTTCTTCAATTATTTCATACAATGAAGATGCCAGCTGAGCTTGAGGGATCTCACCACTTTCATTTTGCAAATAACGTTTTAGTATATAGAGGTTTTCCACTGTCATTGGTTCATCATCAAAGTAACGTAAACGAGACAGATAAACCATGGCTTCATTTCCATAGTCAGCGAACATCTGGCGAATCTTCAGCGGTACCTCTTTTACGATTCCAACTTGCAATACTTCTGTCCGGGTCTTTTTTCCTTGAGCCTTGGCAGTTTCAGTAAAACTTTGTAAGCCACCGGAACCGCTTTGGATCTTCGGTTGCTTCATAACATAAGTTCCTTTTCCTCTTTCTTTCACTAAAATATTTTGACTGATCAAAAGATCAATTGCTTTGCGCACCGTCAGTCGACTGCATTGAAATTCTTCCGCTAAATCATAATCTGAAGGTAACTTTTGACTGGTCACGTAAGTTCCATCATTGACTCGTTGTGCAATTTTTTCAGCTATATCTTGGAAAACCGCTTGTTTTTTCACTTTATTACCTACTTTCTAACTACATATCATTCATCAAACAGTCGATTCGTTCTGACACCAAAAGTCAAACGTCTAAAAGTTGAACGGTTAAAAAATGAAAGAGCAACTTTTATCGTCTTTTATCCTGTTTGTAGGATGAGTAAAATCAAGAAAATCTTTCTTGTCGAGAGCTAAGCTTTCTATTTATTTTATATATAGTATATACCATTAAGTATAGACTTTCAGCAACTAATCGAGGGATTTTAATTTTACCCTTCCGGTGTTGATTGTTTCTTCCATACATTTGGGAAACTGGCTTGTTTTAGAGATAGCAACGTCTAGCCTATTCTGCGTGAAAGCAATTGCTGAACAGATATTGTTCAACAAACAAAAAAGAATCAATCTAAGCATTTTCAGCTCAGACTGATTCTCCATTTGAATTCTCCTTGAAAGATGTTCAAATTATTTAAATTTTCCCCTTTGTACGCTTTTTTTCTGCCTTTACTTCATGGATCTCTTGACGTAAGATATTCCGTCTTTCTGCAATCACATAGAAAAAGCCATAAATGAATGGCAAGATGAACGAGCCAAATCGATAAAGCAATAAGGAAGAAACAGCATCTACCGTTCCAACAACAGGTCGAAAGAGCAATAGATAAACAAATTCAAACGAGCCAATGCCTGCGGGTGTTGGTAAGACTCCTGATAAAACCACTGCAAAGCTGATAAATGAAAATGTCAAAAGAAAATCAAGATGTGGATGATTTTCTACTAAAAACAGATAAGGCATCACATACCAACAGAGTAGTTTTAGCAGGTTCCAACAATAGATCCTGATCAATGCGGTGCGGTCCTGGATGATCGTTTGCACCGTTTCTCTCAGTGAATAGATCTGGCTGTTGCACGTATCGACCCAGTGACGTAAACGTTCAGTTTTGAATAAACGATTGGACACTTTGACGAAAAAAACTTGAAGATTCAAACTGACGGAGACGGTCACAAGAAATAAAATGATCAAAGCCGTCAAAATGATACCAGCAATGATAACCCAAATCATATTTGGTGCCTTTTCGTAGAACAAAGAAAATTGAACAATCAAGCCAATGACTGCATAAGTGATCACCGCTAATTTATACATGATCATATGCAGGGCAGTGACTCCTGCTCCTTGAGAAAACTTCATCCCTTTTTTATTGTAAAAATAAATTTCTGAGATCAGTGTACCCGTTCCAAATGAGACAATCCGATAAAAGGCAATATAACAAGACGTCCAGAATCCATCACTTGTACTGAAGGATTTGGAAAACGGCTTAGCGATCTCTTTGATTGAGCGACCTTCTACAATTTGATAAAGTGTACCGAAAAAAAACATCGCCAGAAGCACTTGGACACTTGTTGAAAGCAACTCCTTAAAAATATCCGCAAAAGATTGATTGATCAAATAATAAATAATAGCGAGAATAATAGTCAATAATAATAAATTAATGATGATTTTGATTTTTGTTCCTTTAGTAGACATGTACGACTCCTTAATGGAAAAAATAGATCAAGACGAGATCAATCATGATTCCTAACATGAAAACGATCGTGAACTTCTTTTTTTTAGTTTTGTGACGAAATATGCGTTGTGCGAACAAACCGCCCAAACCACCGCCTAACAAGCTAACAAACAACAAATTACTTTCTGGTACACGCCAAGCGCCTTTTTTTGCCTGACGTTTATCATAACCCATCAAGCCAAATAGATAAACATTCACAATGAATAAATAAAACCATAAGGGATTATGCATCAATACTTCCATCAACTTCCTCCAATTATTGCTCATCTTTTGGTACATAGATCGTTATACCTTCTGGGATGACTTTTAATTCGATCGGTAAGTCATCTGTAGTATCACCATCCGTCCGAGTCGTCACTTTCTTTTCTCGTGCCTGGATATTGACTTGACTAGCTGTCAGATATTTGATTCCAGGAACAGAATAGATCTTACCTTTGATCATACGTGGGAGATAAAATGCAAACCGGAAAAAATCTAATGAGGGCACGATAGTGATGTGGAACTTGCCATCATCTGGCGCAGCAGAATCATCGAAACCAGTAAAACCGCCTACGGAGTTGGACATCGTGATCGTCAACAACTGTGCTTTTCCCTTCCAATGCTCTTCTTCCGTTTTGATATCCAAATGATATTTTTTCTTTTTTAGCAATAATTTTACGAAACGTTTGATAAAGATCCATGAACCATATTTTTGCTTTTCTTTTTGGCT is part of the Enterococcus mundtii genome and harbors:
- a CDS encoding GntR family transcriptional regulator, LSA1692 subfamily, which translates into the protein MKKQAVFQDIAEKIAQRVNDGTYVTSQKLPSDYDLAEEFQCSRLTVRKAIDLLISQNILVKERGKGTYVMKQPKIQSGSGGLQSFTETAKAQGKKTRTEVLQVGIVKEVPLKIRQMFADYGNEAMVYLSRLRYFDDEPMTVENLYILKRYLQNESGEIPQAQLASSLYEIIEENIEIGYAHQEVEAVISPPDIAKLLHVSEDDPMLLVHSMTYSPSAKPILFDTSFYRADQYTFKNTLIRQK
- a CDS encoding lysylphosphatidylglycerol synthase transmembrane domain-containing protein; the encoded protein is MSTKGTKIKIIINLLLLTIILAIIYYLINQSFADIFKELLSTSVQVLLAMFFFGTLYQIVEGRSIKEIAKPFSKSFSTSDGFWTSCYIAFYRIVSFGTGTLISEIYFYNKKGMKFSQGAGVTALHMIMYKLAVITYAVIGLIVQFSLFYEKAPNMIWVIIAGIILTALIILFLVTVSVSLNLQVFFVKVSNRLFKTERLRHWVDTCNSQIYSLRETVQTIIQDRTALIRIYCWNLLKLLCWYVMPYLFLVENHPHLDFLLTFSFISFAVVLSGVLPTPAGIGSFEFVYLLLFRPVVGTVDAVSSLLLYRFGSFILPFIYGFFYVIAERRNILRQEIHEVKAEKKRTKGKI
- a CDS encoding DUF1294 domain-containing protein, whose translation is MEVLMHNPLWFYLFIVNVYLFGLMGYDKRQAKKGAWRVPESNLLFVSLLGGGLGGLFAQRIFRHKTKKKKFTIVFMLGIMIDLVLIYFFH
- a CDS encoding diacylglycerol/lipid kinase family protein is translated as MKKLLVFYNKSSGKDEGEQLAEWFKEYVAKHRPELEVYLTETGPSIKDETLREKAKEHEVDTLVIIGGDGTIHHIIQAFQDELDHYHVGLLPGGTINNLAKVLGIPFEKEEAAAMMLEESIRKIDYGKVNDKVVISTLTIGILADTAVWISQKEKQKYGSWIFIKRFVKLLLKKKKYHLDIKTEEEHWKGKAQLLTITMSNSVGGFTGFDDSAAPDDGKFHITIVPSLDFFRFAFYLPRMIKGKIYSVPGIKYLTASQVNIQAREKKVTTRTDGDTTDDLPIELKVIPEGITIYVPKDEQ